One window of Burkholderia vietnamiensis LMG 10929 genomic DNA carries:
- a CDS encoding TetR/AcrR family transcriptional regulator, whose amino-acid sequence MRKGEQTRAAILEAALDLASRDGLEGLTIGLLAERMQMSKSGVFAHFGSREDLQVEVVREYHHRFENEVFFPSLREPRGLPRLRAMLARWIEKRIQEVTTGCIYISGAVEYDDRPDSPVREQLIASVTAWRAALLRAISQAKEEGHLRADSDPDLMLFELYSFTLGLHHDARFLHSPDAVRLTWAALEKTIVSYQSESR is encoded by the coding sequence ATGCGAAAAGGCGAACAGACGCGTGCCGCGATACTCGAAGCTGCTTTGGATCTCGCCAGCCGTGACGGGCTGGAGGGGCTGACGATCGGCCTGCTGGCCGAGCGCATGCAGATGAGCAAGAGCGGCGTGTTCGCGCACTTCGGATCGCGCGAGGATCTGCAGGTCGAGGTCGTCCGCGAATATCACCATCGTTTCGAGAACGAGGTGTTCTTTCCGAGCCTGCGCGAGCCGCGCGGTTTGCCGCGCCTGCGGGCGATGCTGGCGCGCTGGATCGAGAAGCGCATCCAGGAGGTGACGACTGGCTGCATCTACATCAGCGGGGCCGTCGAGTACGACGACCGGCCGGACAGCCCGGTGCGCGAGCAGTTGATCGCGAGCGTGACCGCCTGGCGTGCCGCGTTGCTGCGCGCCATTTCGCAGGCGAAGGAAGAGGGCCATCTGCGTGCGGATTCCGATCCGGACCTGATGCTCTTCGAGTTGTACAGCTTCACGCTCGGCCTGCATCACGACGCACGCTTCCTGCATTCGCCGGATGCCGTGCGCCTCACGTGGGCCGCGCTGGAAAAGACGATCGTTTCGTATCAGAGCGAGAGCCGTTAG
- a CDS encoding enoyl-CoA hydratase: protein MAEIQVERADGVITITIARAAKKNALTAAMYQTMADALADAHEDNAIRAILLRGSDGNFSSGNDLEDFLKAPPTDEHAPVFQFLGRISGAAKPIVAAVPGIAVGVGVTMLLHCDLVYAADTATFSLPFAQLGLCPEAASSVLLPRLAGHQIAAEKLLLGEPFDALEAHRIGIVNRVLPAAELDAFAAKQAAKLAALPASSLRVTKALLKDTGGVAVAARMAEEAAHFSAMLRAPEAREAMTAFFEKRKPDFRQFD, encoded by the coding sequence GTGGCCGAAATTCAAGTGGAGCGCGCCGACGGCGTGATCACGATCACGATCGCGCGTGCGGCGAAGAAGAATGCGCTCACCGCGGCGATGTACCAGACGATGGCCGATGCGCTCGCCGATGCGCACGAGGACAACGCGATCCGCGCGATCCTGCTGCGCGGCAGCGACGGCAATTTCAGCTCGGGGAACGATCTCGAGGATTTCCTGAAGGCGCCGCCGACGGACGAGCACGCGCCGGTGTTCCAGTTCCTCGGCCGCATCAGCGGCGCGGCGAAGCCGATCGTCGCGGCGGTGCCGGGCATCGCGGTCGGCGTCGGCGTGACGATGCTGCTGCACTGCGATCTCGTCTATGCGGCCGACACCGCGACGTTCTCGCTGCCGTTCGCGCAGCTCGGGCTGTGCCCGGAGGCCGCGTCGAGCGTGCTGTTGCCGCGGCTGGCCGGACATCAGATCGCCGCCGAAAAGCTGCTGCTCGGCGAGCCGTTCGACGCGCTTGAGGCGCACCGGATCGGCATCGTCAATCGCGTGCTGCCGGCGGCCGAACTCGACGCGTTCGCGGCGAAGCAGGCCGCGAAGCTGGCGGCGCTGCCCGCGTCGTCGCTGCGCGTGACGAAGGCGCTGCTCAAGGATACCGGCGGCGTCGCGGTGGCCGCGCGGATGGCGGAGGAGGCTGCGCATTTCTCGGCGATGCTGCGCGCGCCGGAAGCGCGCGAGGCGATGACTGCCTTTTTCGAGAAGCGGAAGCCGGATTTTCGACAATTCGACTGA
- the cyoA gene encoding ubiquinol oxidase subunit II — MIGRITGGARAAPAIGLLAGLAGCSDLHVLDPKGAVGVAEKSLIATATWTMLIVVVPVILLTLWFAWRYRASNRNATYAPNWSHSTAIEVVIWTVPTLIILFLGVLTWRTTHELDPYRPLESSVKPIDVEVVALDWKWLFIYPQLGIASVNQLAIPVGTPVNFRITSDSVMNSFFIPQLGTQVYAMAGMQTRLHLIADEAGDYAGVSANYSGRGFSDMKFRTLAEPREQFDAWVQKVKASADRLDMTAYGTVAQPSEKAPVRYFSSVDPKLFHNIIAKYNNGHVLDPKDAACTTKG, encoded by the coding sequence ATGATCGGACGAATCACCGGCGGGGCGCGTGCGGCACCCGCCATCGGGCTGCTGGCTGGACTCGCCGGATGCAGCGACCTCCACGTGCTCGATCCGAAGGGTGCCGTCGGCGTCGCGGAAAAGTCGCTGATCGCGACGGCCACGTGGACGATGCTGATCGTCGTGGTCCCGGTGATCCTGCTCACGCTGTGGTTTGCATGGCGCTATCGCGCATCCAACCGCAACGCCACCTACGCGCCGAACTGGTCGCACTCGACCGCGATCGAAGTCGTGATCTGGACGGTCCCGACGCTGATCATCCTGTTCCTCGGCGTGCTCACGTGGCGCACGACGCACGAACTCGACCCGTACCGGCCGCTCGAGTCGTCGGTCAAGCCGATCGACGTCGAAGTCGTCGCGCTCGACTGGAAGTGGCTGTTCATCTATCCGCAGCTCGGCATCGCGTCGGTGAACCAGCTCGCGATTCCCGTCGGCACGCCGGTGAATTTCCGCATCACGTCGGATTCGGTGATGAATTCGTTCTTCATCCCGCAACTCGGCACGCAGGTCTATGCGATGGCCGGCATGCAGACGCGCCTGCACCTGATCGCCGACGAAGCCGGCGACTACGCCGGCGTGTCCGCCAACTACAGCGGCCGCGGCTTCTCCGACATGAAGTTCCGCACGCTCGCCGAGCCGCGCGAGCAGTTCGACGCGTGGGTGCAGAAAGTGAAGGCGTCGGCGGACCGGCTCGACATGACCGCGTACGGCACGGTCGCGCAGCCGAGCGAGAAGGCGCCGGTGCGCTATTTCTCGTCGGTGGACCCGAAGCTGTTCCACAACATCATCGCTAAGTACAACAACGGCCATGTCCTCGATCCGAAGGACGCCGCCTGCACGACGAAGGGGTAA
- a CDS encoding acetyl-CoA C-acyltransferase, with translation MSKQLQDAYIVAASRTPIGKAPRGVFKNTRPDELLVHAIKSTIAQVPGFDTKLIEDAIIGCAIPEAEQGLNVARMGALLAGLPQTVGGVTVNRFCASGITALAMAADRIRVGESEALLAGGCESMSMVPMMGNKPSMSPHIFDRSEDFGIAYGMGLTAERVAEQWKVSREDQDAFSVESHRKALAAQQAGEFGDEIAAYTITERFPNLATGEVDVKTREIALDEGPRADTSLEGLAKLRTVFANKGSVTAGNSSQTSDGAGALLVVSEKVLKEFNLTPLARFVSFAVRGVPPQIMGIGPKEAIPAALKAAGLKQDDIDWIELNEAFAAQSLAVIRDLGLDPSKVNPVGGAIALGHPLGATGAIRAATVVHGLRRRNLKYGMVTMCVGTGMGAAGIIERL, from the coding sequence ATGAGCAAACAACTGCAAGACGCATACATCGTCGCCGCCAGCCGCACCCCGATCGGCAAGGCCCCGCGCGGTGTCTTCAAGAACACGCGCCCGGACGAGCTGCTGGTTCACGCGATCAAGTCGACGATCGCGCAGGTGCCGGGCTTCGACACGAAGCTGATCGAGGACGCGATCATCGGCTGTGCGATTCCCGAAGCCGAGCAGGGACTGAACGTCGCGCGCATGGGCGCGCTGCTTGCCGGGCTGCCGCAGACGGTCGGCGGCGTGACGGTCAACCGCTTCTGCGCGTCGGGCATCACGGCGCTCGCGATGGCGGCCGACCGCATTCGCGTCGGCGAGTCGGAGGCGCTGCTCGCGGGCGGCTGCGAATCGATGAGCATGGTGCCGATGATGGGCAACAAGCCGTCGATGTCGCCGCACATCTTCGATCGCAGCGAAGACTTCGGCATCGCGTACGGCATGGGCCTGACCGCCGAGCGCGTGGCCGAGCAGTGGAAGGTGAGCCGCGAAGACCAGGACGCGTTCTCGGTCGAATCGCACCGCAAGGCGCTCGCCGCGCAGCAGGCCGGCGAATTCGGCGACGAGATCGCCGCGTACACGATCACCGAGCGCTTCCCGAACCTCGCGACCGGCGAAGTCGACGTGAAGACCCGCGAGATCGCGCTCGACGAAGGCCCGCGTGCCGATACGTCGCTCGAGGGCCTCGCGAAGCTGCGCACGGTGTTCGCGAACAAGGGCTCGGTCACGGCCGGCAACAGCTCGCAGACGTCCGACGGCGCGGGCGCGCTGCTGGTCGTGTCGGAGAAGGTGCTGAAGGAGTTCAACCTGACGCCGCTCGCGCGTTTCGTGAGCTTCGCGGTGCGCGGCGTGCCGCCGCAAATCATGGGCATCGGGCCGAAGGAAGCGATCCCGGCCGCGCTGAAGGCAGCGGGCCTGAAGCAGGACGACATCGACTGGATCGAGCTGAACGAGGCGTTCGCCGCGCAATCGCTGGCGGTGATCCGCGATCTCGGCCTCGATCCGTCGAAGGTCAACCCGGTGGGCGGCGCGATCGCGCTCGGCCATCCGCTCGGCGCGACCGGCGCGATCCGCGCGGCGACCGTCGTGCACGGGCTGCGCCGCCGCAACCTGAAGTACGGGATGGTCACGATGTGCGTCGGCACCGGCATGGGTGCGGCGGGCATCATCGAACGCCTGTAA
- the clsB gene encoding cardiolipin synthase ClsB has translation MNGQARKRFAQLRQMFLQERGSASRLAFTTGNTVRLCETGAEFFHALIERIDAAREQVMLETYIFCDDAAGRPVSDALIRATQRGVRVRVITDGVGTARLPLFDAWAAAGVEHSIYNRYLFGRFGFSRTHRKLAVIDHAVAFCGGINIVDDYTQGSATLPFPRWDFAVEMAGPAVADVRAAFELQWHRIRFGHKPYAQYAAGLHGGEAFPDMFRRWMRNHRWIKAGALRVVTEPSVAFVARDNVVNRRAIEKAYLAAIGKARAQILLANPYFMPGRKLRRALTRAARRGVDVRILIGRKEFTALDAAVPFLYHALLRAGVRVAEYDKTILHGKVAVIDDNWATVGSSNLDALSLMLNNEANVVLVRYDTVTNELRDAIGAAFAEGREIDAALYATRPRIERILNWLAYNTYRLVMKALTVGGYD, from the coding sequence ATGAATGGGCAGGCCCGCAAGCGCTTCGCGCAATTGCGGCAGATGTTCCTGCAGGAGCGCGGCTCCGCATCGCGGCTCGCGTTCACGACCGGCAACACGGTGCGGCTGTGCGAAACCGGCGCCGAATTCTTCCACGCGCTGATCGAGCGGATCGACGCGGCGCGCGAGCAGGTGATGCTCGAAACCTACATCTTCTGCGACGACGCGGCCGGCCGGCCGGTGTCGGACGCATTGATCCGCGCGACGCAGCGCGGCGTGCGCGTGCGCGTGATCACCGACGGCGTCGGCACCGCGCGCCTGCCGCTGTTCGACGCCTGGGCCGCGGCCGGCGTCGAGCACAGCATCTACAACCGCTATCTGTTCGGCCGCTTCGGCTTCTCGCGCACGCACCGCAAGCTCGCGGTGATCGATCATGCGGTCGCGTTCTGCGGCGGCATCAACATCGTCGACGACTACACGCAGGGCAGCGCGACGCTGCCGTTTCCGCGCTGGGATTTCGCGGTCGAGATGGCCGGGCCCGCGGTGGCCGACGTGCGCGCCGCGTTCGAGCTGCAATGGCACCGCATCCGCTTCGGCCACAAGCCGTATGCGCAGTACGCGGCCGGGCTGCATGGCGGCGAAGCGTTCCCGGACATGTTCCGGCGCTGGATGCGCAACCATCGCTGGATCAAGGCCGGCGCGCTGCGGGTCGTGACCGAGCCGAGCGTCGCGTTCGTCGCGCGCGACAACGTCGTGAACCGCCGCGCGATCGAGAAGGCGTATCTCGCCGCGATCGGCAAGGCGCGCGCGCAGATCCTGCTCGCGAATCCGTATTTCATGCCGGGTCGCAAGCTGCGCCGCGCATTGACGCGCGCGGCGCGCCGCGGCGTCGACGTGCGCATCCTGATCGGCCGCAAGGAGTTCACCGCGCTCGACGCCGCGGTGCCGTTCCTGTACCACGCGCTGCTGCGCGCCGGCGTGCGCGTGGCGGAATACGACAAGACGATCCTGCATGGCAAGGTGGCCGTGATCGACGACAATTGGGCGACGGTCGGTTCGTCGAATCTGGACGCGTTGAGCCTGATGTTGAACAATGAGGCCAACGTGGTGCTGGTGCGCTACGACACGGTCACCAACGAGCTGCGCGACGCGATCGGCGCCGCGTTCGCCGAAGGCCGCGAAATCGACGCCGCGCTGTACGCGACGCGGCCGCGCATCGAGCGTATCCTGAACTGGCTCGCGTACAACACGTACCGCCTCGTGATGAAGGCGCTGACGGTCGGCGGTTACGACTAA
- a CDS encoding 3-hydroxyacyl-CoA dehydrogenase/enoyl-CoA hydratase family protein, protein MSNFLIRKVAVLGAGVMGAQIAAHLVNARVPVLLFDLPAKEGPKNAIALKAIENLKKLSPAPFGVKDDAKYLEAANYEDDIAKLAECDVVIEAIAERMDWKHDLYKKVAPHIGPNAIFATNTSGLSITKLSEGFSDELKARFCGVHFFNPPRYMHLVELIPTAHTRPEILDQLETFLTSVVGKGVVRAKDTPNFIANRVGIFSILAVIAEAAKFGLRFDEVDDLTGARLGRAKSATFRTADVVGLDTMAHVIKTMQDNLADDPFFPVYETPAVLAELVKQGALGQKTGGGFYKKEGKAIKVLDAKTGAYVDSGAKADETVGRILKRPPAERLKLLRETDHPHAQFLWSIFRDVFHYIGVHLESIADNARDVDLAIRWGFGWNEGPFEGWQAAGWKQVAEWVQEDIAAGKALANVPLPSWVLEGPVAEKGGVHTAEGSWAPASKRFVPRSDLAVYGKQVFRAPLLGETGADPKTYGKTLFETDAVRAWVDDRAGEDDVVIVSFKSKMNTIGPSVIDGLVQAIELAEQDYKGVVIWQPTSLKLGTPGGPFSAGANLEEAMPAFMMGGAKGIEPFVKKFQEGMLRVKYANVPVVAAVSGIALGGGCELMLHSAKRVVHVESYIGLVEVGVGLVPAGGGLKEAALRAADAATAANATTDILKFVTKSFENAAMAKVSSSAHDARAMGYVKPSDTIVFNVFELLDTAKKEARALAATGYRAPLRAKDVPVAGRSAIATIKASLVNMRDGRFISDHDFLIASRIAEVVCGGDVEAGSLVDEQWLLALERRAFVELLGTQKTQERIMGMLQTGKPVRN, encoded by the coding sequence GTGAGCAATTTTCTGATTCGCAAGGTCGCCGTGCTCGGCGCCGGCGTGATGGGCGCGCAGATCGCCGCGCATCTCGTCAACGCGCGCGTGCCGGTGCTGCTGTTCGACCTGCCGGCCAAGGAAGGCCCGAAAAACGCGATCGCGCTGAAGGCGATCGAGAATCTGAAGAAGCTGTCGCCCGCGCCGTTCGGCGTGAAGGACGACGCGAAATACCTCGAAGCCGCGAACTACGAGGACGACATCGCGAAGCTGGCCGAATGCGACGTCGTGATCGAAGCGATCGCCGAGCGGATGGACTGGAAGCACGACCTGTACAAGAAGGTCGCACCGCATATCGGGCCGAACGCGATCTTCGCGACCAACACGTCGGGGCTGTCGATCACGAAGCTGTCCGAAGGCTTCTCCGACGAGCTGAAGGCACGCTTCTGCGGCGTGCACTTCTTCAACCCGCCGCGCTACATGCACCTCGTCGAGCTGATCCCGACCGCGCATACGCGCCCGGAGATCCTCGACCAGCTCGAGACGTTCCTGACGAGCGTCGTCGGCAAGGGCGTCGTGCGCGCGAAGGACACGCCGAACTTCATCGCGAACCGCGTCGGCATCTTCTCGATCCTCGCGGTGATCGCCGAGGCCGCGAAGTTCGGCCTGCGCTTCGACGAAGTCGACGATCTGACCGGCGCCCGCCTCGGCCGCGCGAAGTCGGCGACGTTCCGCACCGCGGACGTGGTCGGCCTCGATACGATGGCGCACGTGATCAAGACGATGCAGGACAACCTCGCCGACGATCCGTTCTTCCCGGTCTACGAAACGCCCGCGGTGCTCGCCGAACTGGTGAAGCAGGGCGCGCTCGGCCAGAAGACCGGCGGCGGCTTCTACAAGAAGGAAGGCAAGGCGATCAAGGTGCTCGACGCGAAGACGGGCGCCTACGTCGACTCGGGCGCGAAGGCGGACGAAACCGTCGGCCGCATCCTGAAGCGCCCGCCGGCGGAACGCCTGAAGCTGCTGCGCGAGACGGACCATCCGCATGCGCAGTTCCTGTGGTCGATCTTCCGCGACGTGTTCCACTACATCGGCGTGCACCTCGAGTCGATCGCCGACAACGCGCGCGACGTCGACCTCGCGATCCGCTGGGGCTTCGGCTGGAACGAAGGTCCGTTCGAAGGCTGGCAGGCCGCCGGCTGGAAGCAGGTCGCCGAGTGGGTGCAGGAAGACATCGCGGCCGGCAAGGCGCTCGCCAACGTGCCGCTGCCGTCGTGGGTGCTCGAAGGCCCGGTCGCCGAGAAGGGCGGCGTGCATACGGCCGAGGGCTCGTGGGCGCCGGCGTCGAAGCGCTTCGTGCCGCGCTCGGATCTTGCCGTCTACGGCAAGCAGGTGTTCCGCGCGCCGCTGCTCGGCGAAACTGGCGCGGACCCGAAGACCTACGGCAAGACGCTGTTCGAAACCGATGCGGTGCGTGCATGGGTCGACGACCGCGCGGGCGAGGACGACGTCGTGATCGTGTCGTTCAAGTCGAAGATGAACACGATCGGGCCGAGTGTGATCGACGGCCTCGTGCAGGCGATCGAGCTCGCGGAGCAGGATTACAAGGGCGTCGTGATCTGGCAGCCGACGTCGCTGAAGCTCGGCACGCCGGGCGGTCCGTTCTCGGCCGGCGCGAACCTCGAGGAGGCGATGCCCGCGTTCATGATGGGCGGCGCGAAGGGCATCGAGCCGTTCGTGAAGAAGTTCCAGGAAGGCATGCTGCGCGTGAAGTACGCAAACGTGCCGGTGGTCGCGGCCGTGTCGGGCATCGCGCTCGGCGGCGGTTGCGAGCTGATGCTGCACAGCGCGAAGCGCGTCGTGCACGTCGAGAGCTACATCGGGCTCGTCGAAGTGGGCGTCGGCCTCGTGCCGGCCGGCGGCGGCCTGAAGGAAGCGGCGCTGCGCGCGGCGGACGCCGCCACGGCTGCGAACGCGACGACCGACATCCTGAAGTTCGTCACGAAGTCGTTCGAGAACGCGGCGATGGCGAAGGTGTCGAGCTCGGCGCACGACGCGCGCGCGATGGGCTACGTGAAGCCGTCCGACACGATCGTCTTCAACGTGTTCGAGCTGCTCGACACCGCGAAGAAGGAAGCGCGTGCGCTGGCCGCGACCGGTTATCGCGCGCCGTTGCGCGCGAAGGACGTGCCGGTCGCCGGCCGCTCGGCGATCGCGACGATCAAGGCGTCGCTCGTCAACATGCGCGACGGCCGCTTCATCAGCGACCACGACTTCCTGATCGCGAGCCGCATCGCCGAAGTGGTGTGCGGCGGCGACGTCGAAGCCGGCAGCCTCGTCGACGAGCAATGGCTGCTCGCGCTCGAGCGCCGCGCGTTCGTCGAGCTGCTCGGCACGCAGAAGACGCAGGAGCGGATCATGGGCATGTTGCAGACCGGCAAGCCGGTGCGTAACTGA
- a CDS encoding acyl-CoA dehydrogenase C-terminal domain-containing protein — protein sequence MGQYAAPLRDMQFVLHELLNVEAEVKQMPRHADLDADTINQVLEEAGKFCSEVLFPLNQVGDREGCTYEGDGVVKTPTGFKEAYRQYVEAGWPALGCDPEYGGQGLPAFVNNALYEMLNSANQAWTMYPGLSHGAYECLHAHGAPELQQQYLPKLVSGEWTGTMCLTEPHCGTDLGILRTKAEPNGDGSYSISGTKIFISSGEHDMSKNIVHLVLARLPDAPQGTKGISLFIVPKFIPDASGEPGERNGIKCGSIEHKMGIHGNSTCVMNLDGAKGWMVGEPNKGLNAMFVMMNAARLGVGMQGLGLTEVAYQNSLTYAKERLQMRSLTGPKAPDKPADPIIVHPDVRRMLLTQKAYAEGARAFTYWSALQIDKELSHADEAVRKEAADLVALLTPIIKAFLTDNAFESTNHAMQIYGGHGFISEWGMEQYVRDARINMIYEGTNSIQSLDLLGRKVLGDMGAKLKKFGKLVTEFAEAEGVKPEMAEFINPLADIGEKVQKLTMEIGMKAMQNPDEVGAAAVPYLRTVGHLVFSYFWARMARIALDHEASGDPFYKSKLATARFYFARLLPETAATIRAARAGSKTLMEVDESLF from the coding sequence ATGGGACAGTACGCCGCGCCGCTGCGCGACATGCAATTCGTGTTGCACGAGCTTCTGAACGTCGAAGCCGAGGTCAAGCAAATGCCGCGGCATGCGGACCTCGACGCCGACACGATCAACCAGGTCCTGGAGGAAGCGGGCAAGTTCTGCTCCGAGGTGCTGTTCCCGCTGAACCAGGTCGGCGATCGGGAAGGCTGTACCTATGAAGGCGACGGCGTCGTGAAGACGCCGACCGGCTTCAAGGAAGCGTACCGCCAGTACGTCGAGGCCGGCTGGCCCGCGCTCGGCTGCGACCCGGAATACGGCGGCCAGGGCCTGCCCGCGTTCGTCAACAACGCGCTCTACGAAATGCTGAACTCGGCGAACCAGGCCTGGACGATGTATCCCGGCCTGTCGCACGGCGCGTACGAATGCCTGCACGCCCACGGCGCGCCGGAGCTGCAGCAGCAATATCTGCCGAAGCTCGTGTCCGGCGAATGGACCGGCACGATGTGCCTGACCGAGCCGCACTGCGGCACCGACCTCGGCATCCTGCGCACCAAGGCCGAACCGAACGGCGACGGCTCGTACTCGATCAGCGGCACGAAGATCTTCATCTCGAGCGGCGAGCACGACATGTCGAAGAACATCGTCCACCTCGTGCTCGCGCGGCTGCCGGACGCGCCGCAAGGCACCAAGGGCATCTCGCTGTTCATCGTGCCGAAGTTCATTCCGGACGCGTCGGGCGAGCCGGGCGAGCGCAACGGCATCAAGTGCGGTTCGATCGAGCACAAGATGGGCATCCACGGCAACTCGACGTGCGTGATGAACCTCGACGGCGCGAAGGGCTGGATGGTCGGCGAGCCGAACAAGGGCCTCAACGCGATGTTCGTGATGATGAATGCCGCGCGCCTGGGCGTCGGCATGCAGGGCCTCGGTCTCACCGAAGTGGCGTACCAGAACTCGCTGACCTACGCGAAGGAACGCCTGCAGATGCGCTCGCTGACCGGCCCGAAGGCGCCGGACAAGCCGGCCGACCCGATCATCGTCCACCCGGACGTGCGCCGCATGCTGCTCACGCAGAAGGCCTATGCGGAAGGCGCGCGCGCGTTCACGTACTGGTCGGCGCTGCAGATCGACAAGGAGCTGTCGCACGCCGACGAAGCGGTGCGCAAGGAAGCCGCCGACCTCGTCGCGCTGCTCACGCCGATCATCAAGGCGTTCCTGACCGACAACGCATTCGAGTCGACCAACCACGCGATGCAGATCTACGGCGGCCACGGCTTCATCTCCGAGTGGGGCATGGAGCAGTACGTGCGCGACGCGCGGATCAACATGATCTACGAAGGCACGAACTCGATCCAGTCGCTCGACCTGCTGGGCCGCAAGGTGCTCGGCGACATGGGCGCGAAGCTGAAGAAGTTCGGCAAGCTCGTGACCGAGTTCGCGGAAGCCGAAGGCGTGAAGCCGGAGATGGCCGAGTTCATCAACCCGCTCGCCGACATCGGCGAGAAGGTGCAGAAGCTGACGATGGAAATCGGCATGAAGGCGATGCAGAACCCGGACGAAGTCGGCGCGGCTGCCGTGCCGTACCTGCGTACCGTCGGTCATCTGGTGTTCTCGTACTTCTGGGCGCGCATGGCGCGCATCGCGCTCGATCACGAAGCGTCGGGCGACCCATTCTACAAGTCGAAGCTCGCGACGGCCCGCTTCTACTTCGCGCGCCTGCTGCCCGAAACGGCCGCGACGATCCGCGCCGCGCGCGCCGGTTCGAAGACGCTGATGGAAGTCGACGAATCGCTGTTCTGA